The following are encoded together in the Diabrotica undecimpunctata isolate CICGRU chromosome 7, icDiaUnde3, whole genome shotgun sequence genome:
- the Su(z)12 gene encoding polycomb protein Suz12, whose product MPPRKREREPDPLKTPRIDHIQADHELFLQAFEKPTQIYRYLRTRNLCLPIFLNRTLTYMKDRMSRTHKGRRGFKVDTLLDKVIAKKDSMTIQPGYINLTFLGFNNKSLDYEAQLAQVETVLLKISHKKRKDSSSPSMQVVLGTADVPINPDDQHLPLTSPTISIPTESFNPSSGPLVKSFILLFRVKVVPDKEVEDEPASKKRKSNGITDNSKLYGAELTIYDKHNRCYLSDGDYDIVVHDVSPNSKNSMKKHSSWENLQDLSEACDNLEAFMNGAVLKFKLNWSPKAYDKYVDRPQAYPLIDNKENIPLAVNGSTEEKLQIVYQFVYNNNSRQQTEACEDLHCPWCSLNCNQLYTLLKHLKLCHSRFTFTYVPIPVGARIDVAINEMYDGSYTGSPHDLISQPTVCAFSRNGPVRRASVTHILVCHPKRLKPSLSEFLELDDCEFDGQRPFITGHNRLYHHTTTCLPIYPKEMDVDSEGENDPEWLQNKTRMMIDEFTDVNEGEKELMKMWNLHVMKYGFVGDCQIPLACQMFVQHKGKELLLKNLYRNFVVHMTSLFDFGLVSAVCMYTTLQKLQELVGDTGPIRNILKQSREAQLDNWSRTGNVVEKCSSLKTPTAGRKAGNVGVQRRKGAPTPQCDTITRRKSVCGETSRKRLNLTVNKGDQKSS is encoded by the coding sequence ccCATTTTCCTCAACAGAACTTTAACCTATATGAAAGATAGGATGTCAAGAACTCACAAAGGAAGACGGGGTTTTAAAGTAGATACTTTATTGGACAAGGTGATCGCTAAAAAAGACTCTATGACAATTCAGCCTGGTTACATAAACCTAACATTTCTAGGTTTTAACAATAAATCTTTGGATTATGAGGCTCAGTTAGCTCAAGTCGAAACAGTGCTATTAAAGATTAGTCACAAGAAACGTAAAGATAGTTCTTCCCCTAGTATGCAGGTGGTCTTGGGAACAGCTGATGTGCCCATTAATCCAGATGATCAACATCTACCTCTAACTTCACCAACAATCAGTATCCCTACCGAATCATTTAATCCATCCAGTGGACCTTTGGTAAAGtcatttattttgttgtttagaGTTAAGGTAGTGCCAGATAAAGAGGTGGAGGATGAACCGGcttcaaagaaaagaaaatctaATGGAATCACAGATAATTCCAAACTGTATGGTGCAGAACTTACTATTTATGATAAGCATAATAGGTGTTACTTAAGCGATGGAGATTATGACATTGTTGTACATGATGTGTCTCCAAATTCTAAAAATTCTATGAAGAAACATTCCAGTTGGGAAAATCTACAAGATCTATCAGAAGCATGTGACAATCTGGAAGCTTTTATGAATGGTGCAGTGCTTAAATTTAAACTTAACTGGTCTCCTAAAGCATATGATAAATATGTAGATAGACCACAGGCTTATCCCCTGATTGATAATAAGGAAAACATACCTCTTGCTGTAAATGGCAGTACTGAGGAAAAGTTACAAATTGTATACcaatttgtttataacaataattCCCGTCAGCAGACTGAAGCCTGTGAAGACTTACATTGTCCTTGGTGCAGTTTAAACTGCAACCAATTGTATACTCTActtaaacatttaaaactttgCCATTCAAGATTTACATTCACTTACGTTCCAATACCTGTAGGAGCTAGAATCGATGTAGCTATAAACGAAATGTATGATGGTTCCTATACTGGCTCTCCACATGACTTAATATCACAACCAACAGTTTGTGCTTTCTCGAGAAATGGGCCAGTCCGTCGTGCTTCAGTAACACATATCTTAGTATGTCATCCAAAAAGGTTAAAACCAAGTCTCTCTGAATTTTTAGAATTGGATGATTGTGAATTTGATGGACAACGGCCTTTCATTACAGGACATAACAGATTGTACCACCATACAACCACCTGCCTACCTATTTACCCTAAAGAAATGGATGTCGATTCAGAAGGAGAAAATGATCCTGAATGGTTACAAAATAAGACCAGAATGATGATTGATGAATTCACAGATGTGAATGAAGGAGAAAAAGAACTGATGAAGATGTGGAACTTACATGTAATGAAATATGGATTTGTAGGTGACTGTCAAATCCCGTTAGCTTGCCAAATGTTTGTTCAACATAAAGGTAAAGAACtgcttttaaaaaatttgtaTCGAAATTTCGTAGTACATATGACAAGCCTCTTTGATTTTGGACTCGTAAGTGCGGTTTGTATGTACACTACTCTTCAAAAACTACAAGAACTTGTAGGTGATACTGGTCCAATACGTAATATTCTCAAGCAATCCAGAGAAGCCCAATTGGATAATTGGTCAAGAACTGGAAATGTTGTTGAAAAATGTAGCTCTTTGAAAACTCCAACTGCCGGAAGAAAGGCTGGCAATGTAGGCGTTCAAAGAAGAAAAGGCGCACCTACTCCCCAATGTGATACTATCACAAGAAGAAAATCAGTTTGTGGAGAGACATCACGAAAGAGACTAAATTTGACTGTAAATAAAGGTGACCAAAAATCTAGTTAA